A genomic segment from Lates calcarifer isolate ASB-BC8 linkage group LG13, TLL_Latcal_v3, whole genome shotgun sequence encodes:
- the frmd3 gene encoding FERM domain-containing protein 3 isoform X2 — translation MKMLRFRSPSIRSLDQEVLCTIRLLDDSEISCSIQRDTKGQFLLDHVCNHYNLLEKDYFGIRYVDPEKQRHWLEPNKPVVRQMKSQQPYTMCFRVKFYPHEPMKIKEELTRYLLYLQLKRDIYHGRLLCPFAEAAYLGACIVQAELGDYDPEEHPSDYISDFKLFPKQSLKLERKIMEIHKNELRGQCAALAELNMLQRAHSLETYGVDPHPCKDFTGSTAFLGFTATGFVVFQGNKRIHLLKWADVSKLKFEGKTFYVIGIQKEKKLVLTFHTSTPAACKHLWKCGVENQAFYKCAKSSQIKTVSSSNIFFKGSRFRYSGRVAKEVIEASSKIQREPPEVRRAQFGQSRSFNSLSHKNLIMNMEPLVPALPSTNEYEETATDNGVVAVKDSIPLSPLKPSTAPTDTEQQGTEGGNSTLSNDLQPPRVSMETSNLRPQAPKAEDEVGEDDEASGALTISELAYSPCASMLPTPVDDGQGGVDLLFSSPVQSPARLLRELHADPDIQAQLEAERERDRAYERARLAARSRMGGVLTSSLRLLSSNERINACVLSVARFVAVVMGVLLVTVPTLLLLLESDIDVSFLHEIRQTPEFEQFHYEYYCPLRRWILCKISMAMENLWSD, via the exons aGAGACACCAAAGGCCAGTTCCTGTTGGACCATGTATGTAACCACTACAACCTACTCGAGAAAGACTACTTTGGTATCCGATATGTGGACCCCGAGAAACAGAGG cactgGCTGGAGCCCAATAAGCCCGTGGTGAGGCAGATGAAGT CTCAGCAGCCGTACACCATGTGCTTCCGGGTCAAGTTTTATCCCCACGAGCCAATGAAAATCAAGGAGGAGCTCACCAG gtaTCTCCTGTACCTCCAGCTGAAGAGAGATATCTACCATGGTCgtctcctctgtccttttgCTGAAGCTGCATATCTGGGAGCCTGCATCGTACAGG CTGAGCTTGGGGATTATGACCCAGAGGAGCATCCGTCAGACTATATCAGTGACTTCAAGCTGTTCCCTAAACAATCCCTCAAACTGGAGAGGAAGATTATGGAAATACACAAGAATGAGCTCAG gggCCAGTGTGCTGCTTTGGCAGAGTTGAACATGCTTCAAAGGGCTCACAGCCTGGAAACATATGGAGTTGACCCTCATCCATGCAAG gactTTACAGGCTCCACAGCCTTTCTCGGGTTCACAGCCACAGGTTTTGTGGTCTTCCAGGGAAACAAGAGAATACACCTCCTCAAATG GGCGGATGTCAGCAAGCTGAAGTTTGAAGGGAAAACCTTTTATGTCATTGGGATTCAGAAGGAG AAGAAACTGGTGTTGACATTTCACACCTCGACCCCTGCGGCGTGTAAGCACTTATGGAAGTGCGGGGTGGAGAACCAGGCCTTTTACAA GTGTGCGAAGTCAAGTCAGATAAAGACAGTTTCTAGCAGTAACATCTTCTTCAAAGGCAGCAGGTTCAGATACAG TGGAAGAGTAGCCAAGGAGGTGATTGAAGCCAGTTCTAAGATTCAGAGAGAGCCACCAGAGGTGCGCAG agccCAGTTTGGTCAGAGTCGAAGTTTTAACTCACTGAGCCATAAAAACCTCATCATGAACATGGAACCTCTGGTACCTGCACTGCCCTCCACCAACGAATATGAAGAGACAGCCACAGACAATG GTGTTGTTGCTGTGAAGGACTCCATTCCCTTGTCTCCTCTCAAACCTTCAACCgcacccacagacacagagcaacaaggTACTGAAGGAGGAAACTCTACTTTGAGCAATGACCTGCAGCCTCCCCGTGTTTCCATGGAAACCTCAAATCTACGACCTCAGGCGCCCAAAGCTGAAGATGAAGTGGGGGAAGACGACGAGGCCAGTGGTGCGCTCACCATTTCGGAGCTTGCATACAG cCCCTGTGCCAGCATGCTGCCCACCCCAGTGGACGACGGTCAGGGAGGCGTCGACttgctcttctcctctccagtcCAGAGCCCGGCCAGGCTGCTGAGGGAGCTCCACGCTGACCCCGACATCCAGGCCCAGCTGGAGGCTGAGAGGGAGCGAGACCGGGCCTACGAACGTGCCCGACTGGCAGCAAGAAGTCGGATGGGTGGAGTCCTGACCAGCAGCCTGCGCCTGCTGTCGTCCAACGAGCGAATCAATGCATGTGTGCTGAGCGTGGCCCGCTTTGTTGCCGTGGTAATGGGTGTCCTGCTTGTCACTGTGCCcacactgctgctactgttgGAGTCAGACATAGACGTGTCGTTCCTCCATGAGATCCGCCAGACGCCAGAGTTCGAGCAGTTTCACTATGAGTATTACTGCCCTCTTCGACGCTGGATCCTGTGTAAGATCAGCATGGCCATGGAGAACCTCTGGTCAgactga
- the frmd3 gene encoding FERM domain-containing protein 3 isoform X1, which yields MKMLRFRSPSIRSLDQEVLCTIRLLDDSEISCSIQRDTKGQFLLDHVCNHYNLLEKDYFGIRYVDPEKQRHWLEPNKPVVRQMKSAQQPYTMCFRVKFYPHEPMKIKEELTRYLLYLQLKRDIYHGRLLCPFAEAAYLGACIVQAELGDYDPEEHPSDYISDFKLFPKQSLKLERKIMEIHKNELRGQCAALAELNMLQRAHSLETYGVDPHPCKDFTGSTAFLGFTATGFVVFQGNKRIHLLKWADVSKLKFEGKTFYVIGIQKEKKLVLTFHTSTPAACKHLWKCGVENQAFYKCAKSSQIKTVSSSNIFFKGSRFRYSGRVAKEVIEASSKIQREPPEVRRAQFGQSRSFNSLSHKNLIMNMEPLVPALPSTNEYEETATDNGVVAVKDSIPLSPLKPSTAPTDTEQQGTEGGNSTLSNDLQPPRVSMETSNLRPQAPKAEDEVGEDDEASGALTISELAYSPCASMLPTPVDDGQGGVDLLFSSPVQSPARLLRELHADPDIQAQLEAERERDRAYERARLAARSRMGGVLTSSLRLLSSNERINACVLSVARFVAVVMGVLLVTVPTLLLLLESDIDVSFLHEIRQTPEFEQFHYEYYCPLRRWILCKISMAMENLWSD from the exons aGAGACACCAAAGGCCAGTTCCTGTTGGACCATGTATGTAACCACTACAACCTACTCGAGAAAGACTACTTTGGTATCCGATATGTGGACCCCGAGAAACAGAGG cactgGCTGGAGCCCAATAAGCCCGTGGTGAGGCAGATGAAGT CAGCTCAGCAGCCGTACACCATGTGCTTCCGGGTCAAGTTTTATCCCCACGAGCCAATGAAAATCAAGGAGGAGCTCACCAG gtaTCTCCTGTACCTCCAGCTGAAGAGAGATATCTACCATGGTCgtctcctctgtccttttgCTGAAGCTGCATATCTGGGAGCCTGCATCGTACAGG CTGAGCTTGGGGATTATGACCCAGAGGAGCATCCGTCAGACTATATCAGTGACTTCAAGCTGTTCCCTAAACAATCCCTCAAACTGGAGAGGAAGATTATGGAAATACACAAGAATGAGCTCAG gggCCAGTGTGCTGCTTTGGCAGAGTTGAACATGCTTCAAAGGGCTCACAGCCTGGAAACATATGGAGTTGACCCTCATCCATGCAAG gactTTACAGGCTCCACAGCCTTTCTCGGGTTCACAGCCACAGGTTTTGTGGTCTTCCAGGGAAACAAGAGAATACACCTCCTCAAATG GGCGGATGTCAGCAAGCTGAAGTTTGAAGGGAAAACCTTTTATGTCATTGGGATTCAGAAGGAG AAGAAACTGGTGTTGACATTTCACACCTCGACCCCTGCGGCGTGTAAGCACTTATGGAAGTGCGGGGTGGAGAACCAGGCCTTTTACAA GTGTGCGAAGTCAAGTCAGATAAAGACAGTTTCTAGCAGTAACATCTTCTTCAAAGGCAGCAGGTTCAGATACAG TGGAAGAGTAGCCAAGGAGGTGATTGAAGCCAGTTCTAAGATTCAGAGAGAGCCACCAGAGGTGCGCAG agccCAGTTTGGTCAGAGTCGAAGTTTTAACTCACTGAGCCATAAAAACCTCATCATGAACATGGAACCTCTGGTACCTGCACTGCCCTCCACCAACGAATATGAAGAGACAGCCACAGACAATG GTGTTGTTGCTGTGAAGGACTCCATTCCCTTGTCTCCTCTCAAACCTTCAACCgcacccacagacacagagcaacaaggTACTGAAGGAGGAAACTCTACTTTGAGCAATGACCTGCAGCCTCCCCGTGTTTCCATGGAAACCTCAAATCTACGACCTCAGGCGCCCAAAGCTGAAGATGAAGTGGGGGAAGACGACGAGGCCAGTGGTGCGCTCACCATTTCGGAGCTTGCATACAG cCCCTGTGCCAGCATGCTGCCCACCCCAGTGGACGACGGTCAGGGAGGCGTCGACttgctcttctcctctccagtcCAGAGCCCGGCCAGGCTGCTGAGGGAGCTCCACGCTGACCCCGACATCCAGGCCCAGCTGGAGGCTGAGAGGGAGCGAGACCGGGCCTACGAACGTGCCCGACTGGCAGCAAGAAGTCGGATGGGTGGAGTCCTGACCAGCAGCCTGCGCCTGCTGTCGTCCAACGAGCGAATCAATGCATGTGTGCTGAGCGTGGCCCGCTTTGTTGCCGTGGTAATGGGTGTCCTGCTTGTCACTGTGCCcacactgctgctactgttgGAGTCAGACATAGACGTGTCGTTCCTCCATGAGATCCGCCAGACGCCAGAGTTCGAGCAGTTTCACTATGAGTATTACTGCCCTCTTCGACGCTGGATCCTGTGTAAGATCAGCATGGCCATGGAGAACCTCTGGTCAgactga